In Hymenobacter gelipurpurascens, one DNA window encodes the following:
- the paaA gene encoding 1,2-phenylacetyl-CoA epoxidase subunit PaaA, whose translation METVEINLEEQFQARIDADVRIEPKDWMPDAYRKTLIRQISQHAHSELVGMLPEGNWITRAPSLKRKSILLSKVQDEAGHGLYLYSAAETLGASRDQMLADLHSGKAKYSSIFNYPTLSWADMGTVGWLVDGAAILNQVPLCRTSYGPYARAMVRVCKEESFHQRQGFEIMQTLCEGAPEQKAMAQEALNRWWWPTLMMFGPKDADSPNTAQSMNWRIKRFTNDELRQKFVDMMVPQAEFLGLTVPDPNLKWNDTKNGYDFGDVDWEEFWNVVKGNGMCNKDRLGARVKAHEEGAWVREAALAHAAKRAQRAEQEAVSQVA comes from the coding sequence ATGGAAACGGTAGAAATCAACCTCGAAGAGCAGTTTCAGGCCCGCATTGACGCGGATGTGCGCATTGAGCCCAAGGATTGGATGCCCGACGCGTATCGCAAAACGCTGATTCGGCAGATTTCTCAGCACGCTCACTCTGAGTTGGTTGGTATGCTGCCCGAAGGCAACTGGATTACCCGCGCTCCTTCGCTGAAGCGCAAGTCCATTCTGCTTTCCAAAGTGCAGGACGAAGCTGGCCATGGCCTCTACCTCTACAGCGCGGCCGAAACCCTGGGTGCCTCCCGCGACCAAATGCTGGCCGATCTGCACTCGGGCAAAGCCAAGTATTCCAGCATCTTCAACTACCCCACGCTTAGTTGGGCCGATATGGGCACGGTGGGCTGGCTCGTGGATGGTGCCGCCATCCTGAACCAAGTGCCGCTGTGCCGTACTTCCTACGGCCCGTATGCTCGTGCCATGGTGCGCGTTTGTAAGGAAGAAAGCTTCCACCAGCGCCAGGGCTTCGAGATTATGCAGACCCTCTGTGAAGGTGCGCCCGAGCAGAAAGCCATGGCGCAGGAAGCCCTGAACCGGTGGTGGTGGCCTACGCTGATGATGTTCGGCCCCAAAGACGCCGACTCGCCCAACACGGCCCAAAGCATGAACTGGCGCATCAAGCGCTTCACCAACGACGAGCTGCGTCAGAAGTTCGTGGACATGATGGTGCCCCAGGCTGAGTTCCTGGGCCTGACCGTTCCCGACCCGAACCTGAAGTGGAACGACACCAAAAACGGCTACGACTTCGGCGACGTGGACTGGGAAGAGTTCTGGAACGTGGTGAAAGGCAACGGCATGTGCAACAAAGACCGCCTCGGCGCCCGCGTCAAAGCCCACGAAGAAGGCGCTTGGGTCCGCGAAGCCGCCCTCGCCCACGCCGCTAAACGTGCGCAGCGCGCCGAGCAGGAAGCCGTTTCGCAAGTGGCCTAG
- a CDS encoding S8 family serine peptidase: MKKSRLTLRSLSLMGLGLAFLASCSKEEITVADTQPQNSTSNNQAEVSSESVVRRGQSYIILSSTDNLPSDLASQMQAANGTLTGELSGAGLALATSTDPDFAAKASRISGVRSVIHDFTYQGFAPNSARDVEAVTESDNTNPATSADNDRFFPLQWGHTAIQAPEAWNTGARGKGALVAVLDGGFDLTHPDLVANIAGSKSFVPGEAAQFKGSAFSHGTHTAGTIGAVDNNLGVVGVAPEAKLLLVKVLADGGSGSFSWMIQGIYYAVSQQADVINMSLGAAIPNSSKYRDDNGTPEDTSDDKWVNDTKEIQELLVAISKATSYATKKGVTVIASAGNDANNGQRDKNLVHIPSGATDVISISATGPMGWALKPLETNLDRMASYTNFGTSDVEFAAPGGDAAYPGNDIASIAGVTQYAFAFDMVFSLTSQGRYTWSAGTSMAGPHAAGVAALIVGKAGGQLDPSRVRAIMRASADDLGKPGRDPYYGYGRVNALRAVSQAF, translated from the coding sequence ATGAAAAAATCAAGACTTACACTTCGTTCTCTCTCCCTAATGGGTCTTGGGCTGGCTTTTCTGGCTAGCTGCAGCAAAGAAGAAATTACCGTGGCGGATACGCAACCGCAGAACAGCACGTCAAACAATCAAGCAGAGGTTTCCAGCGAGTCTGTAGTTCGTCGGGGCCAGAGCTACATCATTCTTTCGTCTACTGATAATTTGCCTAGTGACTTGGCCAGCCAGATGCAGGCGGCCAATGGTACCCTTACCGGAGAGCTTTCCGGCGCTGGCCTAGCTCTGGCTACTTCCACCGATCCGGATTTCGCAGCCAAAGCCTCCCGCATTAGCGGCGTGCGTTCTGTAATCCACGATTTTACTTATCAGGGCTTCGCTCCTAATTCCGCTCGGGATGTGGAAGCAGTAACGGAATCAGACAATACCAACCCGGCTACCAGTGCCGATAACGACCGGTTTTTTCCGCTTCAGTGGGGCCACACCGCTATTCAGGCACCTGAGGCCTGGAATACGGGTGCCCGCGGCAAAGGCGCCTTGGTAGCGGTGCTTGACGGCGGCTTCGACCTGACGCATCCGGACCTAGTGGCAAACATTGCCGGCTCCAAAAGCTTTGTTCCTGGCGAGGCAGCGCAGTTTAAAGGCAGCGCTTTCAGCCATGGAACGCATACAGCCGGCACTATCGGGGCCGTTGATAACAACCTCGGCGTAGTGGGCGTAGCACCAGAGGCGAAGCTGCTGCTGGTAAAAGTACTGGCCGACGGGGGCTCAGGTTCCTTCTCCTGGATGATCCAAGGTATTTATTACGCTGTTTCGCAGCAGGCTGATGTTATCAATATGAGCTTGGGAGCCGCTATTCCTAATAGCAGCAAATACCGCGACGATAATGGCACGCCTGAGGATACCTCGGACGACAAATGGGTAAACGACACGAAGGAGATTCAGGAGTTGCTGGTCGCCATCAGTAAGGCCACCTCCTACGCCACCAAAAAAGGCGTAACGGTTATTGCCTCGGCTGGCAATGATGCCAACAATGGCCAGCGCGATAAAAACCTGGTGCACATTCCTTCGGGCGCTACCGATGTAATTTCCATCTCGGCAACCGGCCCCATGGGCTGGGCACTGAAGCCGCTGGAAACGAATCTTGACCGGATGGCTTCCTACACCAACTTTGGTACTTCGGATGTGGAATTTGCTGCTCCAGGTGGCGACGCAGCGTACCCCGGCAACGACATTGCCTCTATTGCTGGCGTAACCCAATATGCGTTTGCGTTTGACATGGTATTCAGCCTCACTAGCCAGGGCCGCTACACGTGGTCGGCTGGTACGAGCATGGCGGGTCCGCACGCGGCCGGCGTTGCTGCCCTGATTGTGGGCAAAGCCGGTGGCCAGCTGGATCCATCTCGGGTGCGGGCCATCATGCGCGCTTCCGCCGACGACCTCGGCAAGCCCGGCCGTGACCCCTACTATGGTTATGGCCGCGTAAATGCTCTGCGGGCTGTATCGCAGGCATTCTAG
- a CDS encoding DinB family protein → METQTSSLQTALSQELKHELSLTRRLLERVPTEKFDWQPHPKSMKIGTLASHMANLVGFLEMSLQGPETDMATVQMPASPTTTDEVLRRFDVNSENIHKALGQVDDATFHDLWTMRRGEQVFMTMPRAAVARTLVLNHLVHHRGQLSVYLRLLDIPVPAIYGGSADEAPRR, encoded by the coding sequence ATGGAAACTCAAACCTCTTCCCTCCAAACTGCCCTCAGCCAAGAGCTGAAGCACGAACTCAGCCTCACGCGTCGCTTGTTGGAGCGCGTGCCCACCGAGAAGTTCGACTGGCAGCCTCACCCCAAATCCATGAAAATCGGGACGTTGGCCTCACATATGGCCAACCTGGTCGGTTTCCTGGAAATGTCGTTGCAGGGCCCCGAAACAGATATGGCCACCGTGCAAATGCCCGCCTCGCCGACCACTACCGACGAGGTGCTGCGCCGCTTCGATGTGAACAGCGAGAACATCCATAAGGCCCTAGGCCAGGTAGACGACGCAACTTTCCATGACCTCTGGACGATGCGCCGGGGCGAGCAGGTATTCATGACCATGCCCCGCGCCGCTGTAGCCCGTACGCTCGTGCTTAACCACCTGGTCCATCACCGTGGCCAGCTTTCCGTGTATTTGCGCCTGCTAGATATTCCGGTGCCGGCCATCTATGGCGGTTCTGCCGATGAGGCCCCACGTCGCTAG
- a CDS encoding amidohydrolase — MTRLRLLALLPLLGSFAGCQTASRQSADLIVYNATVYTVDSAFSKAQAFAVKDGKFVGVGTAEDIRGKFEAKKEVDAQGQFVYPGFYDAHCHFYRYALGLRDADLVGTESWEAVVQKLQQQRQQYPHAAWLTGRGWDQNDWPTKQFPSKDTLDKLFPNTPVFIVRVDGHAALVNQKALDMAGVTQNTPISGGTITKDARGNLTGLLVDNAVRLVSAKIPEPTAAEAETALLEAQKRCVAVGLTSLADAGLDKANVDRMDALQGQGKLKVRLYTMLAPTKENLEFYLKNGPVFKDRLTVCSFKVYADGALGSRGACLVHPYTDKPQETGFLLSSVAEYRTLAKQLAASKFQMNTHAIGDSSNRLLLDIYGEALKGQKDRRWRIEHAQVVTKADVPKFGQYGIVPSVQPTHATSDMYWAGERLGQSRLQTAYAYNDLRKQYGQVALGSDFPVEDINPLFGFHSAVARQDAKNYPAGGFQMENALSRPDALRGMTTWAAHAAFEEKQKGSISPGLAADFVLLDTDLLEAPKEKLRSAKVQQTWIAGEKVFGGN, encoded by the coding sequence ATGACCCGTCTCCGATTACTCGCTCTGCTCCCGCTGCTCGGGAGCTTCGCTGGCTGCCAAACGGCCAGCCGTCAGTCCGCTGACCTGATCGTGTATAATGCCACCGTGTACACCGTCGATTCGGCCTTCAGCAAAGCCCAGGCGTTTGCCGTGAAGGATGGCAAATTTGTGGGCGTGGGCACGGCCGAGGATATTCGGGGCAAGTTTGAGGCAAAGAAGGAGGTAGATGCGCAAGGGCAGTTTGTGTACCCTGGTTTCTACGACGCCCACTGCCACTTCTACCGCTACGCCCTAGGCCTCCGCGACGCCGATTTGGTCGGGACTGAATCGTGGGAGGCGGTGGTGCAAAAACTGCAGCAACAGCGCCAGCAATACCCACACGCGGCGTGGCTTACAGGCCGCGGCTGGGACCAGAACGACTGGCCTACGAAGCAGTTCCCATCCAAAGACACCCTCGATAAGCTGTTCCCCAACACTCCCGTGTTCATCGTGCGGGTAGATGGGCACGCAGCCCTCGTAAACCAGAAGGCGTTGGATATGGCGGGCGTCACGCAGAATACGCCTATCAGCGGCGGCACCATCACGAAGGATGCTCGCGGCAACCTGACTGGCCTACTGGTAGATAACGCCGTACGGTTGGTATCGGCCAAGATTCCGGAGCCCACCGCAGCTGAAGCGGAAACTGCTTTGTTGGAAGCACAGAAGCGGTGCGTAGCTGTAGGCCTCACCAGCCTCGCCGACGCAGGCCTCGACAAAGCCAACGTAGACCGCATGGATGCGCTACAAGGCCAGGGCAAGCTGAAAGTGCGCCTGTACACCATGCTGGCTCCCACCAAAGAAAACCTCGAATTTTACCTGAAAAACGGCCCTGTGTTTAAGGATCGGCTCACGGTATGTAGCTTCAAAGTGTACGCTGATGGGGCTTTGGGCTCTCGCGGCGCCTGCCTGGTGCACCCGTATACCGATAAGCCTCAGGAAACGGGCTTCCTGCTTTCTTCCGTAGCCGAGTATCGTACGCTGGCCAAGCAGCTGGCGGCCAGTAAATTCCAGATGAACACCCACGCCATCGGTGACTCCAGCAACCGGCTTTTACTGGATATTTATGGCGAAGCCCTCAAGGGCCAGAAAGACCGCCGCTGGCGCATAGAGCACGCCCAGGTAGTGACCAAGGCCGATGTACCCAAGTTCGGCCAGTACGGTATTGTGCCCTCGGTGCAGCCCACACACGCCACCTCCGATATGTACTGGGCCGGCGAGCGGCTAGGCCAGTCGCGTCTGCAAACGGCTTACGCGTATAATGATCTGCGCAAGCAGTACGGCCAGGTGGCGCTCGGTTCCGATTTTCCGGTGGAGGATATCAACCCGCTGTTTGGGTTCCACTCGGCGGTGGCCCGCCAAGATGCCAAGAATTACCCGGCCGGTGGCTTCCAGATGGAGAATGCCCTCTCCCGCCCCGATGCGTTGCGCGGCATGACCACCTGGGCAGCTCATGCGGCCTTCGAGGAAAAGCAGAAAGGCAGCATCAGCCCTGGCCTAGCCGCCGACTTTGTGCTACTGGATACCGACCTGCTGGAAGCGCCCAAGGAGAAGCTGCGCTCTGCCAAGGTGCAGCAAACCTGGATTGCCGGCGAGAAAGTATTCGGCGGCAACTAG
- a CDS encoding MFS transporter, protein MTTASATAPETSFADIPKDDKRITRGWTFYDWANSVYPLVITSSIFPIYWGAITKTISPKDDVVSFLGFQVPGSSLLTYAISAAFLLVALISPFLTSLADFSGRKKLFMQIFCYIGAFSCAALFFFTPDTLTLSTFIFIAATFGFSGSIVFYNSYLPLISSEENYDSLSARGFSMGYIGSVVLLIICLLINQFPEMVGIDASTPEGARLPARISFLLTGLWWAGFAQIPFFTLPADPGRPADAVASESGWLLNGFHELGKVWAQLKHLPNLKRFLLAYFTYNMGVQTVMYVATIFGDKELHLESTSLIITILLLQVVGILGAYLFAKLSERIGNTRALSWSVFIWMCICVAGYFVQAGWSFYALASVIGLTMGAIQSLSRSTYSKIIPENTPNTAAFFSFFDVTEKLSIVIGTAVFGIIAQITGSMRNSILSLIVFFILGLLFLLTLRGKKLRDEPSGETVLGPPPATPNVGMPAARQ, encoded by the coding sequence ATGACAACTGCTTCGGCAACTGCGCCTGAAACCTCTTTCGCCGATATTCCCAAGGACGACAAGCGCATCACGCGCGGCTGGACGTTCTACGACTGGGCCAACTCCGTGTACCCACTGGTTATTACCAGCTCTATTTTCCCGATTTATTGGGGCGCTATCACCAAAACCATCAGTCCCAAAGACGACGTGGTGAGCTTTTTGGGTTTCCAGGTGCCCGGCTCTTCTCTGCTGACCTACGCCATTTCCGCAGCTTTTCTGCTGGTGGCGCTCATCAGCCCGTTCCTGACTTCTCTGGCCGACTTTTCGGGCCGTAAGAAGCTGTTCATGCAGATATTCTGCTACATCGGGGCATTTTCCTGCGCGGCGCTGTTCTTCTTCACGCCCGATACGCTCACGCTCAGCACCTTCATCTTTATAGCGGCCACGTTTGGCTTTTCGGGTTCTATTGTGTTCTATAATAGCTACTTGCCCCTGATTTCGTCAGAAGAAAATTACGATTCCTTATCAGCGCGCGGGTTCTCGATGGGCTACATCGGCTCCGTAGTGCTCCTGATTATTTGCTTGCTGATCAATCAGTTTCCGGAGATGGTCGGCATTGATGCCTCCACGCCGGAAGGAGCCCGCCTGCCGGCCCGCATTTCCTTTCTGCTGACTGGCCTATGGTGGGCAGGCTTTGCCCAAATTCCCTTCTTCACGCTACCCGCCGACCCCGGCCGCCCCGCCGATGCTGTTGCTTCTGAATCTGGATGGCTGCTCAATGGCTTCCATGAGCTAGGCAAAGTGTGGGCTCAGCTGAAGCACCTGCCCAATCTGAAGCGCTTTCTACTGGCCTACTTTACCTATAACATGGGCGTGCAAACCGTAATGTACGTGGCCACCATCTTCGGCGACAAGGAGCTGCATCTGGAAAGCACTTCCCTGATCATCACCATCTTGCTATTGCAGGTGGTTGGTATTCTGGGGGCCTACTTGTTTGCCAAGCTCTCAGAACGCATCGGCAATACCCGCGCCCTGAGCTGGTCAGTGTTTATCTGGATGTGCATTTGCGTGGCCGGCTATTTCGTGCAGGCAGGCTGGAGCTTCTATGCCTTGGCCTCCGTCATTGGCCTCACAATGGGTGCTATTCAGAGCCTTTCGCGCAGCACGTACTCCAAAATTATTCCGGAGAATACCCCTAACACCGCCGCATTCTTCAGCTTTTTCGATGTAACGGAGAAACTCAGCATCGTGATTGGCACGGCCGTATTCGGCATCATTGCCCAGATTACGGGCTCTATGCGCAACAGCATCCTGTCTCTTATCGTGTTCTTCATTCTGGGCCTGTTGTTTCTGCTGACGCTACGGGGCAAAAAGCTGCGTGATGAACCTTCGGGTGAGACAGTGCTTGGCCCGCCGCCCGCTACTCCAAACGTTGGTATGCCGGCAGCAAGGCAGTAG
- a CDS encoding XdhC family protein, giving the protein MTELQRLLLAYDEHRTAGRACALASVVDVAGSAYRRPGARMLVTEDGQLTGAISGGCLEGDARRRARQTIQRGKPTIVTYDSTDPDDDLQFGAALGCQGIVQILLEPLDFQDPQNPLELLRRWAEGVEETAVVATIFSLAGAAAPAQVGERLLLTSDGAVQGSLSSASVLYQAILADARQALAAGQPATRHYPAEAGTVRVCLEILRPPVRLTVYGAGNDVQPVVRLASGLGWRVQVLDGRPAQAQPARFPEAEAVRVVPLAQVEKEPHNSSFALLMTHNYYYDLAVLRHLLDSPTLYVGLLGPRKKYDRLLTDLQKDVPDAAARLQGRLYSPIGLNLGAETPEEIALSIIAEIQAVLTARPAGFLRDSPHPIHPSLHADGPMVADGRVDAICEL; this is encoded by the coding sequence ATGACTGAACTTCAACGACTTTTACTGGCCTACGACGAACACCGCACCGCTGGCCGCGCCTGTGCGCTGGCTTCTGTGGTAGATGTGGCGGGTTCCGCTTACCGTAGGCCAGGTGCCCGCATGCTCGTGACCGAAGACGGACAGCTGACGGGCGCCATTAGTGGCGGCTGCCTGGAGGGCGATGCCAGGCGCCGGGCTCGCCAGACCATCCAGCGCGGCAAGCCTACCATTGTTACCTATGACTCTACGGACCCCGACGACGACCTGCAGTTTGGGGCCGCGCTGGGTTGCCAAGGCATCGTCCAGATTCTGCTGGAGCCCCTCGACTTTCAAGACCCGCAAAACCCCTTAGAGCTGTTGCGGCGCTGGGCCGAAGGAGTGGAAGAAACTGCTGTGGTAGCAACAATTTTTAGCCTGGCAGGTGCTGCGGCGCCGGCTCAGGTAGGGGAGCGACTGCTGCTGACCTCGGATGGAGCAGTGCAGGGCAGCCTTTCTTCTGCTTCGGTGCTGTACCAAGCCATTTTGGCCGATGCCCGACAGGCGCTTGCGGCCGGCCAGCCGGCCACGCGCCATTACCCCGCCGAAGCGGGAACAGTACGGGTGTGTCTGGAAATACTGCGCCCGCCGGTACGCCTCACGGTGTACGGGGCCGGCAACGATGTGCAGCCCGTGGTACGGCTGGCAAGTGGCCTAGGCTGGCGCGTGCAGGTGTTGGATGGCCGACCAGCCCAAGCCCAGCCCGCGCGCTTTCCCGAAGCCGAAGCAGTGCGAGTGGTGCCGTTGGCGCAGGTGGAAAAGGAGCCGCACAACAGCAGCTTTGCCCTGTTGATGACGCATAACTATTACTACGATCTGGCGGTACTACGCCATTTGCTGGACTCGCCCACCCTATACGTAGGCCTATTGGGGCCGCGCAAGAAGTACGACAGGCTGCTCACCGATTTGCAGAAAGATGTGCCTGATGCCGCGGCCCGCTTGCAAGGCCGCCTATACAGTCCCATTGGCCTGAACCTGGGTGCTGAGACGCCCGAAGAAATTGCCTTGTCCATCATTGCTGAAATCCAGGCTGTACTCACGGCTCGTCCTGCGGGGTTCCTGCGCGACTCTCCCCATCCCATCCATCCTTCATTGCACGCCGACGGCCCGATGGTAGCCGATGGCCGGGTAGATGCCATTTGCGAGCTATAG
- a CDS encoding TetR/AcrR family transcriptional regulator has translation MAKKIKTNKRQIILEEAAKLFKDRGFGGTSMRDLGAQVGMEAASMYNHINSKDEILEHICFHVSNTYISQLAQIEQTDATYVEKIRALVRLHIHLMIEDGAAVSVANNDWKYLTGDKLTEFKDARKRYERGFAALIEQGIEAGELQPVNVSVALFTILSAVRWVELWYRPGRGISGEELEENIMTILLNGLAK, from the coding sequence ATGGCTAAGAAAATCAAGACGAATAAACGACAGATTATCCTGGAAGAAGCCGCCAAGCTCTTCAAGGATCGAGGGTTTGGCGGTACGTCGATGCGCGATTTGGGGGCGCAGGTAGGCATGGAAGCAGCGAGCATGTATAACCACATCAACTCCAAGGATGAGATTCTGGAGCACATCTGCTTTCACGTTTCCAACACCTATATCTCACAGCTGGCCCAGATTGAGCAAACGGATGCCACATATGTAGAGAAAATCAGGGCGCTGGTGCGGTTGCACATCCACCTGATGATAGAGGACGGCGCGGCCGTATCAGTAGCCAACAACGACTGGAAATACCTCACCGGCGACAAGCTGACCGAGTTTAAAGATGCTCGCAAACGCTACGAGCGTGGCTTCGCGGCCCTGATTGAGCAAGGTATTGAGGCCGGTGAGCTGCAGCCCGTGAACGTATCGGTGGCGCTGTTCACAATTCTCTCGGCCGTGCGGTGGGTAGAGCTATGGTACCGGCCCGGCCGCGGCATCTCCGGCGAGGAATTAGAGGAAAACATCATGACCATTTTGCTGAATGGCCTAGCAAAATAA
- the paaB gene encoding 1,2-phenylacetyl-CoA epoxidase subunit PaaB, translating to MTQHEWPLWEVFIRSKQGLDHKHVGSLHAADAAMAIQNARDVYTRRMEGISIWVVESKHVHASNPDDAAAFFDPANDKVYRHPTFYEVPDSIKHM from the coding sequence ATGACTCAGCACGAATGGCCTCTGTGGGAGGTTTTTATCCGCAGCAAGCAGGGCCTCGATCATAAGCACGTGGGCAGCCTGCACGCGGCCGACGCGGCCATGGCCATCCAGAACGCCCGCGACGTGTACACGCGCCGCATGGAGGGCATCAGCATCTGGGTGGTAGAGTCGAAGCATGTGCACGCTTCCAATCCCGATGATGCCGCTGCCTTCTTCGACCCGGCCAACGATAAAGTATACCGGCACCCCACGTTTTACGAGGTTCCGGATTCTATCAAGCACATGTAA
- a CDS encoding TetR/AcrR family transcriptional regulator: MTNRKQHIAQTALQLFGEKGFEHTPTQLIAKEAGVSEALIFKHFGSKEQLLDFIIKNGYKRIIEQNRGWFEGRAPLEFVHSVIELPYKLVREEPHFWKLQSRLADSATAIKQHERFLQPVPALLRKAFEQLGYEDPAKESSLLLLLVEALWKIEVNKDDEQVREMLDFIKSKYQPRN; encoded by the coding sequence ATGACCAACCGCAAGCAGCACATTGCCCAAACAGCGCTTCAGCTTTTTGGGGAAAAGGGCTTTGAACATACCCCCACGCAATTAATTGCTAAGGAGGCGGGAGTGTCAGAAGCTTTGATATTCAAACACTTCGGATCGAAGGAGCAATTGCTCGACTTCATCATCAAGAACGGCTATAAGCGTATTATCGAGCAGAATCGTGGGTGGTTTGAGGGCCGCGCGCCTCTGGAGTTCGTGCATAGCGTAATAGAACTGCCCTACAAGCTGGTGCGCGAAGAGCCGCATTTCTGGAAACTGCAGTCGAGGCTGGCCGATAGCGCTACGGCCATCAAGCAGCACGAGCGTTTCCTGCAGCCGGTACCCGCCTTGCTGCGGAAAGCCTTTGAGCAGCTAGGCTACGAGGACCCTGCCAAAGAATCGAGCCTGTTGCTGCTTTTGGTAGAAGCACTGTGGAAAATCGAGGTTAACAAAGACGATGAGCAGGTGCGGGAAATGCTGGATTTCATTAAGTCGAAATACCAGCCTCGTAACTAA
- a CDS encoding nucleotidyltransferase family protein yields the protein MSAIILLAAGSSSRLGQPKQLLPFKGKTLLRRAAETAVEAAAGAPVVVVTGALHEELLPELVGLPVMVVQCKQWQAGMGASIKTGLQALEMHARPLRGGVTVMLCDQPFVTTSLLQQLAAAATPGQPIAASQYNEVWGVPVFFGVEALPLLRLLPDAAGAAQLLRQHPELVVSLPFPLGAVDVDTPEQYAALLASPG from the coding sequence ATGTCGGCTATCATTCTGCTGGCGGCTGGTTCTTCTTCCCGGCTGGGCCAGCCCAAACAGCTCCTGCCGTTTAAAGGTAAAACCCTCCTGCGTCGGGCTGCCGAAACTGCGGTGGAGGCAGCCGCTGGGGCGCCAGTGGTGGTCGTGACGGGGGCGTTGCACGAGGAGCTGCTGCCCGAGTTGGTAGGCCTGCCAGTGATGGTAGTGCAGTGCAAGCAGTGGCAGGCGGGCATGGGAGCCTCCATCAAGACTGGCCTACAGGCGCTGGAAATGCACGCTAGGCCACTGCGAGGCGGAGTTACAGTCATGCTTTGCGACCAACCTTTCGTGACAACTTCCTTGTTGCAACAGCTCGCAGCCGCTGCCACGCCTGGTCAGCCGATTGCGGCTAGCCAGTACAACGAGGTGTGGGGTGTGCCGGTATTTTTCGGGGTGGAGGCGCTGCCGTTGTTGCGCCTGTTGCCCGATGCAGCCGGCGCCGCTCAGCTTCTGCGGCAGCATCCGGAGTTGGTGGTTTCCTTGCCCTTTCCGCTTGGCGCGGTGGATGTGGATACGCCAGAACAATACGCTGCGCTTTTGGCGTCGCCGGGCTAA
- the paaE gene encoding 1,2-phenylacetyl-CoA epoxidase subunit PaaE, translated as MSRFHKVKIKRINKETPDCVTLSLDVPTELHDTFKFTQGQYLTFRREHNGEELRRSYSICSSPLDGEWQVAIKKVPEGRFSSLAVENLQVGEELEVMPPAGHFYTVLHPEQAKNYVAFAAGSGITPVFSIIKTILLTEPKSQVTLIYGNRGRNSIIFKEAIEALKNKFLQRFSVYHILSREQGDTDLLFGRIDEAKTQQFLQKILPADQIDEAFLCGPEEMINGVRAALSSAGVAPEKIHFEMFTSASSAKKAAGPAKVHPIGEDDKKSRVMVQLDGGTRVLEMSYYGNTILDELLESGADAPYSCKNGMCSTCRCRVIEGTVEMDVNYSLSDTELAKGYVLSCQARPTSEKVKVDFDQ; from the coding sequence ATGAGCCGATTTCATAAAGTTAAAATCAAGCGCATCAACAAGGAAACGCCCGACTGCGTGACGCTGTCGTTGGACGTACCCACCGAGCTGCACGACACGTTCAAGTTTACCCAGGGCCAGTACCTCACGTTTCGGCGGGAGCACAACGGCGAAGAGCTGCGCCGCTCCTACTCCATTTGTAGCAGCCCCCTGGATGGCGAGTGGCAGGTAGCCATCAAGAAAGTACCGGAAGGTCGCTTCTCTTCTCTGGCGGTAGAAAACCTGCAGGTGGGCGAAGAGTTGGAAGTGATGCCGCCGGCCGGCCATTTCTACACGGTGCTGCACCCTGAGCAGGCCAAAAACTATGTAGCCTTCGCGGCAGGTAGCGGCATTACGCCGGTCTTTTCCATTATTAAAACCATTCTGCTGACGGAGCCCAAGAGCCAGGTAACACTGATTTATGGCAACCGTGGCCGCAACTCCATCATCTTTAAAGAGGCCATTGAGGCACTGAAGAACAAGTTTCTGCAACGCTTCAGCGTCTACCATATCCTCAGCCGCGAGCAGGGCGACACGGACTTACTGTTCGGCCGCATTGATGAGGCAAAGACCCAGCAGTTCCTCCAGAAGATTCTGCCCGCTGATCAGATTGACGAAGCTTTCCTCTGCGGCCCCGAAGAGATGATTAACGGGGTACGTGCGGCGCTAAGCAGCGCGGGCGTAGCCCCAGAAAAGATTCACTTTGAAATGTTTACCTCCGCTAGCAGCGCCAAAAAAGCGGCTGGCCCGGCCAAGGTGCATCCTATTGGCGAAGACGACAAGAAAAGCCGGGTAATGGTGCAACTTGATGGTGGTACCCGCGTGCTGGAAATGTCGTACTACGGTAATACTATTCTGGATGAGCTGCTGGAAAGCGGAGCCGACGCGCCCTACTCCTGCAAAAACGGCATGTGCAGCACCTGCCGCTGTCGGGTAATAGAAGGCACGGTGGAAATGGATGTGAACTACTCCCTCTCGGATACGGAACTGGCAAAAGGCTACGTCCTCTCCTGTCAGGCCCGCCCCACATCGGAGAAGGTGAAGGTCGATTTTGACCAGTAA